In Candidatus Neomarinimicrobiota bacterium, the genomic stretch TATCTCATAAGATAACCCCCATATATATTCATGAATTGAATGCAGTAGTAAAAAACCCACACCAAGTGTGCACAAGACTCGCAGAAATTGGATTAGTGGATATAGGTGAAGAATCAATGTTACCTGCTGCTACGGGATTTTTAGATGAACCTATTTTTAAAAAAATCAATTTCAACGATGATCAAAAAGAAGTTATTAATCAACTATCAAACTCTATAGATTTGAAGGAATTCAACCCATATTTATTGCATGGAGTAACAGGCAGTGGAAAAACTGAAATTTATATCGAGGCCGCCCGCAAAGTTTTAGCTAAGGGTAAATCTGTTATTATTCTTCTACCGGAAATTTCATTAACTCCACAAATAGCCGGTCGATTCAGAGCCGCCTTTGGCGATACAGTAACTTTATGGCATTCGAAATTAGGACAATCAGAACGCTCATGGATTTGGAAGCGAGTTTGTTTAGGCGAATGTAAGGTGATAGTGGGCGCGAGAAGCGCCGTCTTTATGCCAGTGAAAGATTTGGGTCTAATTGTATTGGATGAGGAACAGGAATCATCCTTTAAACAAGAATCTCCCGATCCGCGTTATCATGCTAGAGAAGTGGCATTAATGCGGGGGAAAATTCATAAATGTGTGGTTTTATTATCCAGCGCAACGCCTAGCCTTGAAAGCTATTACAATGAAATCGTAGGCAAGATTAATCCATTAAGTTTACCCAGAAGATTTGGTGGTGCTAAGTATCCATTGGTGCATGTAGTTGATATGAATCTTGAAGCTGAAGAAGTAGGAAATCCACGATATATTTTTTCATCTCTCTTGCAGGGAAAGATTCAAGAGCGACTTGATAAGAATGAGCAGGTGATATTATTACAAAACCGTCGTGGGCATTCGCCAGTGGTAAGGTGCCTAGATTGCGGACACACGGAAATGTGCCCTCATTGTGAAGTAACCTTGACTTACCATAAACAAGGGAATACTCTGAAATGCCATTTATGTGGTTTGATTCAGTCTCCGCCGCCAAACCAGTGTAAAAATTGTTCCAGCGATCTGTTACAGCTTTCCGGAATTGGAACTCAGCGCGTGGAAGATTTGGTAAAAAGTACTTTTCCGTCAGCTAATGTTGAACGAATGGATATAGATTCTGCACGCTCGGCGAAAGATATAAGTCAGACGCTGTCAAAATTTGGCAAAGGTGACATTGATATTTTATTAGGTACGCAAATGATTGCCAAGGGGCTAGATTTTGAAAAAGCAACTTTGGTTGGAATCATTAATGCGGACACTGGTTTGTATCTTCCGGATTTTCGTGCAGGAGAAAGAGTATTCCAGTTAATATACCAAGCCTCTGGTCGTGCGGGAAGAAGAAAAAAACAAGGCGAAGTTGTGATCCAAACCTATGACAAAGAAAACCCGGTTATTAAGGCGGCATCAAAGCTCGATTTAAAGAAATACTATAATGTATTGCTTAGTGAAAGAAAATCTCTGAATTATCCTCCATTCAGCTGGATTGCAAAAGTAGAATTTTCCGGTAAGTCGAAACAAAATGTAGAAAAAGTCAGTCAAAAAGTCAGCAAAGTATTTCCGCATTCTTTTAAGGGTTTGGATATACTCGGTCCTGCATATTGTTATCGGGAACGCATTCGAGATAATTGGCGTATGCAGATAGTATTTAAATCAAATAAAGACAAAGATGCATCAGGAAAAAAACTACACACCTTTCTTCGGAAGGGATTAAATATTGATGATATGAAACAGAATCAAAAGGGTGTCCGAATTACCATTGATATCAATCCAGTATCATTATTATGAGATTGAAATCGACAGCTATATTTCTTGTTTTGATCCACGTATCTTTTGCCCAGGTTTCATTCCCCGGAATGGATCTGTGGTTTCATCCGCAAACATTGGCGATGGCTGGTGGTGGAGAGTGTATACAATCCTTAGAGTCTGATCGGTTTAATCCTGCTGTCATTCGATCCGATGGACGGTTATTTTCAATCGGTATCATTAGCTATCCGGGAGATATTATAGCAGAGTCAGTTTCAATTCTTCTTCCAAGAAAATCCCGAACAATATCTGTTAGTTTAAGACATTTCGGATATGGAATTTTTGAAGGGAAAGATAATAATAATATTTCCACAGAAAATTACATGTCGTCAGATTCTTGGCTAAGTGCTTCATCTACATGGTCTGATACTAGTAAAATATATGCCACAGGACTAAATGCCGGAATCTTCATTAGCAATTTGGAAAAATATCAAGCTGTAGTATTGACAATGGGTTTGGGAATTTTAATAACACTTCCAAATGATTTAGGCAAGATATCAGCAACCATACAAAATGGAGGAATGCCGATTGATCATTATACCGGCGTAGAGGAAAACTTGCCAATTCGCATATCTTTTGGTGGGGCAAGAAAACTAGCCTACCTTCCACTAGAGTTAGCTCTAGACGCTATTTATTATCCGGGAGAAAATTCTACTAGAGCACATTTGAGCGGAGTTGTTGATTTTCCCTATCATTTTCAACTAAGATTAGGCACAACAAGCATGAAGCTAAACCAGCAAACAACCTACGGTGTTATGAGAGATTTTTTTGCAGATACCGGATTTGGATTATCTTATTCTTTTAGCGAATATTCATTTGATCTTGGTACGTATATGTATGGCAATGGTGGTTGGGCCTCGGGATTGGGGTTTGGGTTGAAGTTTTAATGAATGATATGAATACGAGTTCCAAAACATTTGAGAATAAGCAAAGTATCTAATGACTGCTGATTATAAAATTGTAATAATTGGTGCCGGAGTTGTCGGATTGGCAATAGCTAGAGCTTTGGCCAAAAAGGGTGAATCGTCTGTTTTGATCTTAGAGAAAGAAGATAGTTTTGGTCATGGCACCTCCAGCAGGAATAGCGAAGTGATTCATTCCGGACTCTATTATCCGGATGGTTCTTTAAAGGCCTCATATTGTGTGAGGGCAAATAAACAGTTGTATCAATTTTGTGATGAAGAAAGTATATGGTATAATAAATGTGGGAAATTAGTGATTTCCCAAAAAGGACAGAATGCAGAATTAAAGAAATTATTTGAGCAAGGTCGTCGAAATGGTGTTGATGGGATGCGGATGATTGGTAAGCAAGAAATTGTCTCTCTAGAACCGAATATTGATGCAGAATCAGCAATTTTTATTGAATCAACAGGAATTATTTCAGCTCACGAACTCATGTCTGCATTTAAAAGAATTTCTACAAACGCAAATCATGATTTGTTATACATGAGCACGGTAAATAAGGTCATTCATAATGATAAAATATTTTCAATCACCGTTGGTCAGAATGGGTCAACCGAAGATCTCGTTACAGCCAATTGGGTTATCAATGCTGCAGGTCTTTACAGCGCTGAAATT encodes the following:
- a CDS encoding NAD(P)/FAD-dependent oxidoreductase yields the protein MTADYKIVIIGAGVVGLAIARALAKKGESSVLILEKEDSFGHGTSSRNSEVIHSGLYYPDGSLKASYCVRANKQLYQFCDEESIWYNKCGKLVISQKGQNAELKKLFEQGRRNGVDGMRMIGKQEIVSLEPNIDAESAIFIESTGIISAHELMSAFKRISTNANHDLLYMSTVNKVIHNDKIFSITVGQNGSTEDLVTANWVINAAGLYSAEISKMVMDANTPKLQYSKGEYFKLSSKWRSAFSHLVYPLPDKEHDSLGIHLSFDKSGMAKLGPSATWLSDFAEEYEVDSNLKKMFFNEANKYIPDLKIDQISPDFSGIRPKYFHPNQAHAEFYIRHEYEAGLEGWINLIGIDSPGLTSAISIGEDVAGWVIN
- the priA gene encoding primosomal protein N', whose translation is MFVDVAFPISSYRVFTYRVPASISGSIAVGSRVKAPLGRRTAQGIVVNMRKKTKFKGRIREINYLVDEQPILNESLWKLITWISDYYLVPIGKAATAVLPSRYSTQVKPKVNKTVMLKKSPDISLVTERATSQKNVLQYLSHKITPIYIHELNAVVKNPHQVCTRLAEIGLVDIGEESMLPAATGFLDEPIFKKINFNDDQKEVINQLSNSIDLKEFNPYLLHGVTGSGKTEIYIEAARKVLAKGKSVIILLPEISLTPQIAGRFRAAFGDTVTLWHSKLGQSERSWIWKRVCLGECKVIVGARSAVFMPVKDLGLIVLDEEQESSFKQESPDPRYHAREVALMRGKIHKCVVLLSSATPSLESYYNEIVGKINPLSLPRRFGGAKYPLVHVVDMNLEAEEVGNPRYIFSSLLQGKIQERLDKNEQVILLQNRRGHSPVVRCLDCGHTEMCPHCEVTLTYHKQGNTLKCHLCGLIQSPPPNQCKNCSSDLLQLSGIGTQRVEDLVKSTFPSANVERMDIDSARSAKDISQTLSKFGKGDIDILLGTQMIAKGLDFEKATLVGIINADTGLYLPDFRAGERVFQLIYQASGRAGRRKKQGEVVIQTYDKENPVIKAASKLDLKKYYNVLLSERKSLNYPPFSWIAKVEFSGKSKQNVEKVSQKVSKVFPHSFKGLDILGPAYCYRERIRDNWRMQIVFKSNKDKDASGKKLHTFLRKGLNIDDMKQNQKGVRITIDINPVSLL